The Thomasclavelia ramosa DSM 1402 genome includes a region encoding these proteins:
- the cdd gene encoding cytidine deaminase, whose product MDVKTIIEKAFEAAKNSYSPYSKFKVGACIEMRDGNYFLGTNIENAAFGSTMCAERNAVYGAYSNGYGKADIKQLAIVAGSDEIVSPCGACRQVLMELLPQDCPVILANRESYEITTMKELLPRAFIGESLTCSNQDL is encoded by the coding sequence ATGGATGTAAAAACAATAATTGAAAAGGCTTTTGAAGCAGCGAAAAATTCTTATAGTCCATACTCAAAATTCAAAGTAGGGGCATGTATTGAGATGAGAGATGGAAATTACTTTTTAGGGACTAATATTGAAAATGCAGCGTTTGGTTCAACTATGTGCGCAGAACGTAATGCTGTTTATGGTGCGTATAGCAATGGCTATGGTAAAGCTGATATCAAACAGCTGGCAATTGTGGCAGGTAGTGATGAGATTGTTTCACCATGTGGAGCATGTCGCCAAGTATTGATGGAACTATTACCACAAGATTGTCCAGTGATTTTGGCTAATCGTGAAAGTTATGAAATAACAACAATGAAAGAATTATTGCCGCGGGCATTTATAGGAGAAAGTTTAACATGTTCAAATCAGGATTTGTAA
- the ybeY gene encoding rRNA maturation RNase YbeY: MEIDFALINEAAGFNEDYTDDYRSIINEAAKQLGIEEDLELSCILVDDSKIHEINKEYRKIDRATDVISFALEDNEQFYVPGMPRSIGDIFISVDHAKVQAEEYGHDLKREMCFLFTHGLLHLLGFDHMIEEDEIQMIAMQKSILDALNITRR; encoded by the coding sequence ATGGAAATCGATTTTGCATTGATAAATGAAGCAGCTGGTTTTAATGAAGATTATACTGATGATTATCGTTCAATAATCAATGAAGCTGCAAAACAATTGGGAATTGAAGAAGATTTAGAATTATCATGCATCTTGGTAGATGATTCTAAAATTCACGAAATAAATAAAGAATATCGTAAAATAGATCGGGCCACAGATGTAATTAGTTTTGCATTAGAAGATAATGAGCAGTTTTATGTCCCAGGGATGCCAAGAAGTATCGGAGATATTTTTATTTCTGTTGATCATGCTAAAGTCCAAGCTGAAGAATATGGTCATGATTTAAAGCGTGAAATGTGTTTTTTATTTACCCATGGATTATTACATCTTTTAGGGTTTGATCACATGATAGAAGAAGACGAAATACAGATGATTGCAATGCAAAAATCAATTTTAGATGCTTTAAATATCACAAGACGATAA
- a CDS encoding cysteine peptidase family C39 domain-containing protein — MFKYPIYKQDNNYSCGAYCIKMILKYYHLDIEIKEIKERCKVTNEGISVYGIIKCFESYHLDAKAYQSDLNTLLKETKSPCIIHLLNGELTHYVVLYRATKKYLLIGDPAHGLTKRTKESIEKDYTGICICIHHVGRYRVSSRHQEQSFISFIILHLKNNYCYIIRLVAKAILISCCSVLGSYYFQGLVDQINGMNYIMILIFTGVFMIISGIRIMINFQRKQLEIEIQRYLNQEYVNKSVVNMLYLPFSYYYRNQEGVLLTKVQNLFQLSDFFIHFYMALFVDLILIIGLLSALILFSMNLALVVIAFLSIITIVTIKWLKIVNGLNKQIVVNQEIMNQGHLEYLKNIYNSHQFFLKKFIKEKLNYLFEEYNYSLYQRDSELNKLNFISETLIQLLSFGVVLLASFHYKKGSISVGDIIFFYMLVSYMIEPMFNVIAFIIKKDEILILYERYKEIIPNRSEKKQKIRGRISKISFDHISYSYGYSKPILQHLDLQIERSLWLKGDTGVGKSTLLKLLMKYDELLKGHIYINGIDLMNIDTNSLYRKIIYLDRKPVFYHESLRFNLILNSKEEELMEKLLKIFGLNYYLDRLDLIIETDGQPLSSGQAQIVMLIRAIIKKPEVLILDEALCNIDDYKAKKIISYIHDNLPNTIMIIVAHQTKLVNELFDCAIIRDGKIYK; from the coding sequence TAAAATATTATCATTTAGATATTGAAATCAAAGAAATCAAAGAACGTTGTAAAGTGACTAATGAGGGAATTAGTGTTTATGGAATAATCAAATGTTTTGAATCGTATCATTTAGATGCTAAAGCTTATCAAAGTGATTTAAATACATTACTAAAGGAGACAAAATCACCTTGTATAATTCATCTTTTAAATGGTGAACTAACACATTATGTGGTGTTATATCGGGCAACAAAAAAATACTTATTAATTGGTGATCCTGCCCATGGGTTAACCAAAAGAACAAAAGAGTCGATTGAAAAAGATTATACAGGAATTTGTATCTGCATTCATCATGTTGGAAGATACAGAGTTTCTAGTCGACATCAGGAACAAAGTTTTATTAGTTTCATAATACTTCATTTAAAAAATAATTACTGTTATATTATCAGACTTGTTGCTAAAGCTATTTTGATTTCTTGCTGTAGTGTTTTAGGATCATATTATTTCCAAGGGTTAGTAGATCAAATCAATGGGATGAATTATATTATGATTTTAATTTTTACAGGTGTTTTTATGATAATAAGTGGGATTAGAATCATGATCAATTTTCAAAGGAAACAATTGGAAATAGAAATTCAGCGATATTTAAATCAAGAATATGTAAATAAAAGTGTCGTAAATATGCTGTATCTTCCCTTTAGTTATTATTATCGAAATCAAGAAGGAGTTCTTCTTACAAAAGTTCAAAATTTGTTTCAGCTAAGTGATTTTTTTATTCATTTTTATATGGCCCTATTTGTTGATTTAATTTTAATTATTGGTTTGTTAAGTGCCTTAATACTATTTTCAATGAATTTAGCTTTGGTTGTAATAGCTTTTTTAAGTATTATTACTATCGTTACAATTAAATGGCTTAAAATAGTTAATGGTTTAAATAAACAAATTGTTGTAAACCAAGAAATAATGAATCAAGGACATCTTGAGTATTTGAAAAATATTTATAATAGCCATCAGTTTTTTTTGAAAAAATTTATTAAAGAAAAGCTTAATTATTTATTTGAGGAATATAATTATAGCCTTTATCAACGGGACAGTGAATTAAATAAGTTGAATTTTATTAGTGAAACATTAATTCAATTATTATCTTTTGGCGTTGTATTATTGGCTAGTTTTCATTATAAAAAAGGAAGTATTAGTGTTGGTGATATTATCTTTTTCTATATGCTGGTATCGTATATGATTGAACCAATGTTTAATGTTATTGCTTTTATTATTAAGAAAGATGAAATTTTAATTTTATATGAGCGTTATAAAGAGATTATTCCTAATAGAAGTGAAAAAAAGCAAAAAATAAGGGGGCGAATCAGTAAGATTAGTTTTGATCATATTAGCTATAGTTACGGTTATAGTAAGCCGATTCTTCAACATTTGGATCTTCAGATTGAACGTTCATTATGGTTAAAAGGTGATACTGGGGTGGGAAAATCAACCTTACTTAAATTACTGATGAAGTATGATGAGTTATTAAAGGGGCATATTTATATTAATGGGATCGATTTAATGAATATTGATACTAATTCTTTGTATCGAAAGATTATTTATTTAGATCGAAAACCTGTTTTTTATCATGAATCATTGCGATTTAACTTGATTTTGAATAGTAAAGAGGAGGAACTGATGGAAAAATTGTTAAAGATATTTGGGTTAAATTACTATCTTGACCGTCTTGATTTGATTATTGAAACAGATGGTCAGCCTTTATCGTCAGGTCAAGCCCAGATAGTAATGCTTATCAGAGCTATCATAAAAAAACCAGAAGTTCTTATTTTGGATGAAGCATTGTGCAATATAGATGATTATAAAGCTAAGAAAATTATAAGCTACATACATGATAATTTGCCAAATACGATTATGATAATCGTAGCGCATCAAACAAAATTAGTGAATGAATTATTTGACTGTGCTATAATTAGAGATGGAAAAATATATAAGTAA